A single Dunckerocampus dactyliophorus isolate RoL2022-P2 chromosome 2, RoL_Ddac_1.1, whole genome shotgun sequence DNA region contains:
- the si:ch73-103b11.2 gene encoding nucleoprotein TPR isoform X10 — translation MSFKENPCRKFQANIFNKSKCQNCFKPRESHLLNDEDLNQAKPVYGGWLLLAPEGTNFDNPLHRSRKWQRRFFILYEHGLLRYALDEMPSTLPQGTINMNQCSDVIDGASRTGQKNSLCILTPEKEHFIRAECKEIINGWQEALTVYPRTNKQNQKKKRKVEPPTQQEPGPAKVTVTSSGSSGGSIPCLPSSIASADHVPMSRATLWQEENRWSRATIPCSRSASCLSQLGQSQPDTTITTQDDGGTLSSGRKVRVESGYFSLEKTKSEPSPQPAQHSQPLHPPHYLPLSSSTSSCSLGAPSPRYNSEPEPPICPYPHSQDPLPSPDALVSPSYSTISSSQSSLDSEHSSATPTWEGRSGGGGSIASVSSGGGRVGRSGREYAALSDVPRARRLTYREAFHSEKKRQELRARTRSPGREEVARLFGEERRRSQVIGRFEESPNVERMDTSSSSELSSSVNNVQRQGRSERRYLDKHDMSLDAGKDHFVPDVSSSTFANLRRAKSLDRRVTESSMTPDLLNFKKGWMTKLYEDGMWKKHWFVLTDQSLRYYKDSIAEEASQLDGEIDLSTCYDVKEFPVQRNYGFQILCKEGACTLSAMTSGIRRNWIQAIMKNARPTIAPDVTRSIPEEKIKAQVLLEPCPQITPEPSPVPEPTKNDGHRQPTGNGASTPPSEPRKSRVRERRREGRSKTFDWSEFKIEKTDKTVKERADTVDLSSSLSTTTSCCSISSSPSSSMSSPVSTSALQSSCVSDTHPPSTVELTEKNNLRRGTVGANHLPNTATVTSTLNTTSPLQPPIPECQEQGKIEVDHPTAIHNVEEDKFTGTSGVQEEIEQRWHQVETTPLREEKQVPITSASGNPDRLPPHELAALLDKELGQKQKELDQLQRQNRLLKEQLEDALGREHSAREGYVLQNTTAPTSLPHRMPWKHLHKLNQDLQSELQSQKRKQDLTEQQIHTLKRSYTEAQDAVDHHEADIQALQAKLASALAEILASEQAVARMRNELKLEQERSKEQEEEHRHSEATLRAQLKDSEDRLREVEASLLERNQALRHLEHQQALQRDHTREIQRLQERLQEVTARLVATEEGQALKEERLRKEQHGIQESHERERQNLCRRIAEAETAQKGMEDRLLEAEQQVEALLRGQQASARVEYRQEMLKVQEELAQKTNTVESLRESVRRLEEERGLLTCRCQELLNQIAEADREVNKLRNRLEAEEADYCSLENSYERATQEFQRMSQFLREKEEEIRQTKEMYERLMERKEEDLREALVKMTVLGNSLEETEQKLQAKEDLLCQMSQGLVERVEPGSAEQDLKAKLVVAEDRIAELEQHLNDLQLGYSDLHSGRKQVQEQSKRERVFSSKNAAKMENSTDDKASQATKRPRIRFSNIQCQKYIDLDDPDSCHMSSTLEYTRQVDNQKDFDVAEALPPSDTPFSHASDSEKFISIVHALETKLLTTEEKLRNLTKNLQEQRTIHVEDVSKKDLNLVENHPYTDKDLKCACGPPVNNPYAKALHCVETSQNKVKAILSGTHDTTDSQLHSLSEVENELLSASMYIRHGQKTLEEQSPAPPQMSESLDKDTVHLFAKTLSFEALVLNKMALLVQSSDSDLVQTLTAMWEDIENIKSDDKDCLAIVYADVLTRKLMLENAFWKELEKETTPCEGSNVAKSQEASVAADADINTSAVFNTLIKAELSYSIQNLKLCYEDKFRQLKGELAEAHHNLQQREMALKAIIEASKRSDLKSVIKEVKSNFGFGKQKLADIRPPELAPYTEQIELQDARELAEKILERHFAEQVPSCGVDSIESLQDAHDSLATELQHQAAKLYKYAEEIQSSGNHPELAKMVNALLGPQTSNIFTSASLCMREALNQAQVAYVACRLRSMHERNVGWCKQTHQNMGVLVQQHACSVRAIHEKYRTSLQEERHNFSQTLAILQKENKTLKSEVSQRSNQLSQQQEQLMLLEEHFKMQTEELKQKHKQELNLAEKERASTELALVEATTNSQQKLKDLLLDMDTMKKQHLSHVRKLEEQFVQKISQLEHVYKEEIVKLHSQHEDNICNAQAEDPEVSHQPSFEASAPMEEEEQGSKEGAQIMSEVDTMVLLKDRIQELETQMNSMRDELENKHMEADVASLREKYQRDFESLKATCERGFAAMEDTHQKVIDDLQRQHQREISKLIEERERLLAEETAATIAAIEAMKNAHKEELEKTQRSQLSGQNSDIDELRSQYKEELQSIQRELEVLSEQYSQKCLENAHLAQALEAERQALRQCQRENQELNTHNQELNNRLSAEITRMRSCFSGETALSPVTQGKDVYELEVLLRIKESEIQYLKQEIHSLKDELQSALRDKKYATDKYKDIYTELSIVKAKADCDIGKLKEKLLIATEALGERTVDGTVTSGYDIMKSKSNPDFMKKEQSTLPKSSRGVRSKSLKEGLTVQERMKLFEAKNSKKI, via the exons GAGCCGGGTCCCGCCAAAGTGACAGTGACCAGCAgtggcagcagtggcggcagcatCCCGTGCCTTCCCAGCAGCATTGCCAGTGCTGACCATGTCCCGATGAGCCGTGCCACTTTGTGGCAGGAGGAGAACCGCTGGAGTCGAGCCACCATCCCGTGCAGCCGCAGCGCCTCCTGTCTCAGTCAGCTTGGCCAGAGCCAACCAGACACTACTATCACTACTCAAGATG ATGGTGGCACACTGAGCAGTGGGCGTAAAGTACGCGTGGAAAGTGGTTACTTTTCCCTGGAAAAGACCAAGTCTGAGCCCTCTCCACAACCTGCACAGCATTCACAACCACTGCATCCACCCCACTATCTGCCCCTGTCCTCATCAACATCCTCCTGTTCTTTAGGAGCTCCCAGTCCCAGGTACAACTCTGAGCCCGAACCCCCGATTTGCCCCTATCCCCACTCCCAAGACCCTCTCCCCTCTCCAGATGCCCTTGTGTCCCCCAGTTACTCCACCATCAGCTCCTCCCAGAGCTCATTGGACTCTGAACACAGCAGTGCTACTCCCACCTGGGAGGGACGCAGTGGTGGTGGAGGGAGCATTGCTAGTGTGAGTAGTGGAGGGGGTAGAGTTGGTCGTTCAGGCAGGGAGTATGCGGCGCTGTCAGACGTGCCGCGGGCTCGCAGGCTGACCTACCGTGAAGCCTTTCATTCTGAGAAAAAGCGGCAAGAGCTTAGAGCACGCACACGGAGTCCTGGAAGAGAAGAGGTGGCTCGGCTGTTTGGGGAGGAGCGCAG GCGTTCCCAAGTCATCGGCCGATTTGAAGAGAGTCCAAATGTGGAGCGTATGGACACGAGCAGCTCCAGCGAGCTGTCATCAAGTGTCAACAATGTGCAGCGACAAGGCCGCAGTGAGAGACGCTATCTGGACAAACAT GACATGTCATTGGATGCAGGGAAGGACCACTTTGTCCCTGATGTGTCCAGCTCGACTTTTGCAAACTTAAGAAGGGCCAAGTCACTTGACCGCAGAGTCACAGAGTCCTCAATGACA CCAGATCTGCTGAACTTCAAAAAAGGATGGATGACCAAGCTGTACGAAGATGGAATG TGGAAGAAGCACTGGTTTGTTCTCACAGATCAAAGTCTGAGGTACTATAAGGACTCAATAGCTGAGGAG GCTTCACAACTAGATGGTGAGATTGATCTGTCGACATGTTATGATGTCAAAGAGTTTCCAGTCCAGAGGAATTATGGCTTCCAAATCCTG tgtAAAGAAGGAGCGTGCACCCTGTCAGCCATGACCTCCGGAATCCGTCGCAACTGGATTCAGGCCATCATGAAGAATGCTCGACCCACCATTGCCCCCGATGTCACTCG ATCTATCCCTGAAGAGAAGATAAAAGCTCAGGTGCTGCTGGAGCCTTGTCCACAGATCACGCCTGAGCCCAGCCCCGTTCCTGAGCCTACCAAGAATGACGGCCACAGACAGCCAACCGGCAACGGTGCCTCCACACCTCCCTCCGAGCCTCGGAAAAGCAGGGTCCGCGAGCGCCGACGGGAGGGCCGCTCAAAGACTTTTGACTGGTCTGAGTTCAAAATTGAAAAGACAGACAAGACTGTGAAGGAGCGAGCGGACACAGTTGACCTCAGTTCATCCCTTTCCACCACCACCTCCTGCTGTTCTATTTCCTCTTCTCCTTCCTCGTCGATGTCCTCTCCTGTGTCTACCTCGGCCCTCCAGTCCTCCTGTGTATCAGACACTCACCCGCCGTCAACAGTAGAACTTACGGAAAAGAATAACCTTAGGAGGGGCACAGTCGGTGCCAACCACTTGCCAAATACTGCTACTGTCACTTCCACGTTGAACACTACATCGCCATTGCAGCCGCCCATACCTGAATGTCAAGAGCAAGGAAAGATAGAGGTAGACCACCCTACTGCCATTCACAATGTGGAGGAAGATAAGTTTACCGGAACCTCAGGTGTGCAGGAAGAGATCGAACAGCGATGGCATCAGGTTGAAACAACACCACTAAGGGAAGAGAAGCAGGTGCCCATCACTTCTGCTTCAGGGAACCCGGATAGATTGCCTCCACATGAGCTTGCTGCACTGCTAGACAAAGAG CTGGGACAGAAGCAGAAAGAACTGGACCAACTGCAGAGGCAGAACAGGCTTTTAAAAGAGCAGCTGGAAGATGCACTAGGAAGAGAACACAGTGCCAGAGAGGGTTATGTCCTTCAG AACACAACAGCCCCTACTTCCTTGCCACACAGAATGCCATGGAAACACTTGCACAAGCTCAACCAAGACTTGCAGAGCGAATTACAGTCCCAAAAGCGCAAGCAGGACCTCACTGAACAGCAGATACATACACTAAAGAGAAGCTACACTGAAGCCCAGGATGCAGTAGACCACCATGAGGCTGATATCCAGGCCCTGCAGGCGAAGCTGGCATCTGCACTGGCTGAAATCTTGGCAAGTGAACAAGCCGTGGCCCGCATGCGCAATGAACTCAAACTTGAACAAGAGCGTTCGAAGGAACAAGAGGAGGAGCACAGGCACAGCGAGGCCACATTGCGAGCCCAGCTAAAGGACAGTGAAGATAGACTCCGTGAGGTGGAGGCCAGCCTTTTAGAGAGGAACCAGGCCCTCAGGCATCTGGAGCACCAGCAGGCCCTGCAGCGAGACCACACCAGAGAGATACAGAGATTACAGGAAAGATTGCAAGAGGTGACTGCGCGGCTCGTTGCCACAGAGGAAGGTCAGGCACTGAAGGAGGAACGCCTGAGAAAAGAGCAGCATGGTATTCAGGAGAGTCACGAGAGGGAAAGACAAAATCTGTGCAGGAGAATAGCTGAAGCTGAAACGGCACAGAAGGGCATGGAGGACAGGCTGCTAGAGGCCGAACAGCAGGTGGAGGCCCTACTAAGAGGGCAGCAGGCTTCAGCAAGAGTAGAATACAGGCAGGAAATGCTAAAGGTGCAAGAGGAGCTTGCCCAGAAGACCAACACGGTAGAGTCATTGAGGGAGAGTGTACGCAGGCTAGAAGAAGAGAGAGGTCTGCTCACCTGCAGATGTCAGGAGCTCCTTAACCAGATTGCAGAGGCGGACCGGGAGGTCAATAAGCTTCGCAATCGCCTGGAAGCGGAAGAGGCAGATTACTGCTCTCTGGAGAACTCTTACGAGAGGGCCACCCAAGAATTTCAGAGAATGAGCCAATTCCTCCGAGAGAAAGAGGAAGAGATTCgacagacaaaggaaatgtaTGAAAGGCTGATGGAACGCAAGGAGGAGGACTTGAGAGAGGCACTTGTTAAAATGACAGTACTTGGCAACAGCTTGGAGGAAACTGAACAGAAGCTGCAAGCAAAGGAagaccttctttgtcaaatgaGTCAAGGTCTGGTAGAGAGAGTTGAACCCGGCAGTGCTGAACAAGATCTTAAAGCCAAGCTTGTGGTCGCAGAGGACCGCATCGCAGAGCTTGAGCAGCACCTCAATGACTTACAGCTGGGATATTCTGATCTACACTCAGGGAGGAAACAAGTCCAAGAACAAAGCAAACGGGAACGTGTCTTTTCTTCAAAAAATGCAGCTAAGATGGAGAATTCCACCGATGACAAGGCGTCTCAAGCGACCAAAAGACCAAGAATCCGTTTTTCTAATATCCAATGCCAAAAATACATTGACTTGGATGACCCGGATAGTTGCCATATGAGCAGTACACTtgaatatacaagacaagtagaTAACCAGAAAGACTTTGATGTAGCTGAAGCACTCCCCCCCTCAGATACCCCATTCTCACATGCTAGTGACTCTGAGAAGTTTATCTCCATTGTACATGCCCTAGAAACTAAACTGCTCACTACTGAGGAAAAACTGAGAAATCTAACTAAGAATCTACAGGAGCAACGTACCATTCATGTTGAAGATGTGTCCAAGAAAGATCTAAACTTGGTTGAAAACCATCCTTACACAGACAAAGATTTAAAATGTGCCTGTGGGCCGCCTGTGAACAATCCTTATGCAAAGGCCCTGCATTGTGTGGAAAcaagtcaaaataaagtcaagGCTATTCTGTCTGGCACTCACGATACCACTgattcacagcttcactcactGTCAGAGGTTGAAAATGAGCTGTTGAGTGCATCAATGTATATCCGCCATGGGCAAAAGACCTTGGAAGAACAATCACCTGCACCCCCTCAAATGTCAGAATCTTTGGATAAAGATACAGTTCATCTCTTTGCCAAGACACTTTCTTTTGAGGCTCTTGTTTTGAATAAAATGGCATTGCTGGTACAGTCCTCTGACTCTGACCTTGTCCAGACGCTGACAGCGATGTGGGAGGACATAGAGAACATTAAAAGTGATGACAAAGATTGTTTAGCTATAGTTTATGCAGATGTCTTGACCAGGAAGTTGATGTTGGAGAATGCATTCTGGAAGGAACTTGAGAAAGAGACGACACCGTGTGAAGGTTCAAATGTTGCCAAATCACAGGAGGCCAGTGTTGCAGCTGATGCAGACATAAATACATCAGCTGTATTTAATACTTTAATCAAAGCAGAACTGTCCTACTCCATTCAAAACCTCAAGCTTTGCTATGAAGACAAATTCAGGCAACTTAAAGGGGAGCTGGCTGAAGCTCACCACAATCTACAGCAAAGGGAAATGGCCTTGAAGGCGATTATTGAAGCCTCCAAAAGGTCCGATTTGAAAAGTGTGATCAAAGAAGTTAAAAGTAACTTTGGCTTCGGCAAACAAAAGTTGGCTGATATTCGCCCACCTGAACTTGCCCCGTACACTGAGCAGATTGAACTGCAAGATGCTCGTGAGCTTGCTGAAAAGATCTTAGAACGACATTTTGCAGAGCAAGTCCCATCTTGTGGTGTTGACTCCATAGAGTCTCTTCAAGATGCACATGACAGCTTGGCGACTGAGCTCCAACACCAAGCAGCAAAGCTGTACAAGTATGCTGAAGAAATACAAAGCAGTGGCAACCATCCTGAACTAGCTAAAATGGTCAATGCACTTTTAGGGCCCCAAACATCTAATATTTTTACAAGTGCCTCTCTTTGTATGCGAGAAGCCCTCAACCAGGCTCAGGTGGCATACGTGGCGTGCAGGCTACGCTCCATGCATGAACGAAATGTGGGTTGGTGTAAACAAACGCATCAGAACATGGGCGTCCTTGTGCAACAGCATGCCTGCAGCGTCAGGGCCATCCACGAGAAGTACCGAACATCTCTTCAGGAGGAGCGTCACAACTTTTCTCAAACACTGGCCATTCTTCAGAAGGAGAACAAAACTCTCAAGAGTGAAGTCAGCCAACGTTCTAACCAACTCTCACAACAGCAAGAACAGCTGATGCTCCTGGAAGAACATTTCAAGATGCAAACTGAGGAGCTGAAGCAGAAGCACAAGCAAGAGCTAAACCTAGCTGAGAAAGAGCGGGCCTCTACAGAGCTGGCCCTTGTGGAGGCCACGACAAACAGCCAGCAGAAGCTGAAGGATTTGCTGTTGGACATGGACACCATGAAGAAGCAGCACCTTAGTCATGTGAGGAAGTTGGAGGAACAATTTGTGCAGAAAATCTCTCAGCTTGAGCACGTCTACAAAGAGGAGATTGTAAAGCTGCATTCCCAGCATGAGGACAACATTTGTAATGCCCAAGCAGAAGATCCTGAGGTGTCCCACCAGCCTTCTTTTGAGGCCTCAGCACCaatggaagaggaggagcaagGGAGCAAGGAGGGTGCACAGATCATGTCAGAGGTGGACACCATGGTGCTGCTGAAGGACAGGATCCAGGAACTTGAGACTCAGATGAACAGCATGAGGGACGAACTGGAGAACAAGCACATGGAAGCAGATGTGGCCAGCCTGAGGGAGAAATACCAGAGAGACTTTGAAAGtcttaag GCCACATGTGAGCGTGGCTTTGCAGCAATGGAAGACACCCACCAGAAGGTGATTGACGACCTCCAGAGGCAGCATCAGAGGGAGATTTCTAAGCTCATAGAGGAGCGAGAGAGGCTCCTGGCCGAGGAGACTGCTGCCACTATCGCTG CTATTGAAGCTATGAAGAACGCACACAAAGAGGAGCTGGAGAAGACTCAGCGCTCCCAGCTCAGTGGACAGAACTCTGATATTGATGAACTGCGATCACAATACAA GGAGGAGCTGCAGTCTATCCAGAGGGAGCTGGAGGTTCTCTCTGAGCAGTATTCTCAGAAATGTCTGGAGAATGCCCATCTGGCTCAGGCCCTGGAGGCCGAGAGGCAGGCCCTCAGGCAGTGTCAGAGAGAGAACCAGGAGCTCAACACTCACAACCAG GAATTGAATAACCGTCTATCTGCGGAGATCACACGCATGCGCTCATGTTTCAGTGGTGAGACAGCGCTGTCACCGGTTACGCAGGGCAAAGATGTGTATGAACTGGAG GTGCTGCTTCGAATCAAGGAGTCAGAAATACAGTATCTTAAACAGGAAATTCACTCTTTGAAGGACGAACTGCAGTCGGCTCTTAGG GACAAGAAGTACGCCACAGACAAGTACAAAGACATCTACACAGAGCTGAGTATTGTGAAAGCCAAGGCAGACTGTGACATTGGCAAGCTGAAGGAAAAGCTGCTCATTGCCACTGAAGCCTTAGGGGAGAGGACTGTTGATGGGACTGTTACATCTGGATATG ATATCATGAAATCCAAAAGTAACCCTGACTTCATGAAAAAGGAACAATCAACCCTCCCCAAGTCATCCAGAGGTGTGAGGTCAAAG AGCCTAAAAGAGGGACTGACGGTGCAGGAGCGCATGAAGCTGTTTGAGGCAAAGAATTCCAAAAAGATTTAA